The following coding sequences lie in one Arthrobacter sp. PGP41 genomic window:
- the ispF gene encoding 2-C-methyl-D-erythritol 2,4-cyclodiphosphate synthase: protein MVIPRTGIGLDVHAYATEDQPRPLWLGGLLWPGERGLAGHSDGDPVAHAAADALFSAAGVGDLGTHFGTDRPEFAGASGVALLAEAARIVRAAGFEIGNVAVQFVANRPKFGPRREESQQVLSDAADAPVSVTATTSDHLGFTGRGEGIAAVATALVYPRPHLPIS from the coding sequence ATGGTTATCCCCCGCACCGGAATCGGGCTGGACGTTCACGCCTACGCCACTGAGGACCAGCCCCGCCCGCTGTGGCTGGGCGGACTCCTGTGGCCGGGCGAACGGGGCCTGGCCGGGCACTCCGACGGCGATCCGGTGGCCCATGCCGCCGCCGATGCGCTGTTTTCCGCCGCCGGGGTAGGAGATTTGGGCACGCATTTCGGTACGGACCGGCCGGAGTTTGCCGGCGCCTCCGGCGTCGCGCTGCTGGCCGAGGCTGCGCGGATTGTCCGGGCCGCCGGATTTGAGATCGGCAACGTGGCTGTCCAGTTCGTCGCCAACCGGCCCAAGTTCGGCCCGCGGCGGGAGGAATCCCAACAGGTCCTCAGTGACGCCGCGGACGCGCCCGTCAGCGTCACCGCCACCACCAGCGACCACCTCGGGTTCACCGGCCGCGGTGAAGGCATCGCCGCGGTGGCCACTGCACTTGTCTACCCGAGGCCGCACCTTCCCATCAGCTAA
- the glgX gene encoding glycogen debranching protein GlgX — translation MVMPLFDTASTMDASTAVPLGVSVPRAGSDGTGSNHAGRANVACYAPGVSSLEVVYAAPGGEWRTQALPNVTHGVHHGIVEDLPYGSRYGFRPASGEQSLPFAAPTSEIEGDAGQPLLLDPYGRAVDQQDGFLASVRMAGAYDWGTDQRLRLPWRNTIIYEAHVRGQSMLHPDVPEELRGTYAGMAHPAIIEHLTSLGVSSVQLLPVHFHLDEPHLQDLGLTNYWGYNTAAFFALHPGYATRAAQKAGPQAVQDEFKSMVKHLHAAGLEVILDVVYNHTAEGGPDGQTLSFRGLGEQAYYRTDGHGRYVDTTGCGNSLNFGEPRVVQMVLDSLRYWVDEFHIDGFRFDLAVTLCRNAANEFDPRHPFLVAVAADPVLSDVKLIAEPWDVGYGGWQTGRFPVGWVDWNDHFRDALRSFWLTDRAALDAGGHGGPLAKLADSLSGSAALFQPSGRSRLASVNFITSHDGFTLNDLVSFDRKHNEANGEENRDGHGDNRSYNHGVEGPTEDGTILAKRAQSRRNLMASMLVSLGVPMITAGDELARTQQGNNNAYCQDNSLAWLDWTRTPESHEMLRSTKRYIRLRKEFLAAQPHDFPVLDEQSYLYWFDQNGHPMSMERWNDPHNRVVQLLLGSDNGGFAGLMVVNGSASDLQFTLPRVTAGATALRMFELRLTTSPLHEERQGGQVAAGEKDLVEAYSISIYRS, via the coding sequence ATGGTCATGCCGCTCTTCGACACTGCTTCCACCATGGACGCCTCCACGGCGGTTCCGCTCGGTGTCAGTGTTCCGCGCGCCGGCTCGGACGGGACGGGCAGCAACCATGCAGGACGGGCCAACGTGGCCTGCTATGCGCCTGGCGTATCCAGCCTGGAGGTCGTCTACGCCGCCCCGGGCGGGGAGTGGCGGACCCAGGCACTGCCCAACGTCACCCATGGCGTCCACCACGGCATCGTCGAGGACCTGCCGTATGGATCCCGTTATGGTTTCCGGCCCGCATCCGGCGAGCAGTCCCTGCCCTTCGCAGCGCCCACCAGCGAAATTGAGGGCGACGCCGGCCAGCCGCTGCTGCTTGATCCCTACGGCCGCGCCGTGGACCAGCAGGACGGCTTCCTTGCCAGCGTGCGCATGGCAGGCGCCTACGACTGGGGAACCGACCAGCGGCTGCGGCTGCCGTGGCGCAACACGATCATCTATGAGGCCCACGTCCGGGGACAAAGCATGCTCCACCCCGACGTCCCCGAAGAACTCCGGGGAACCTACGCAGGCATGGCCCACCCCGCCATTATCGAGCACCTCACAAGCCTGGGCGTCAGCTCGGTGCAGCTGCTGCCGGTGCACTTCCACTTGGACGAGCCACACCTGCAGGACCTGGGACTAACCAATTACTGGGGCTACAACACGGCGGCCTTCTTCGCCCTGCATCCGGGCTATGCAACGCGCGCCGCCCAGAAGGCCGGGCCGCAGGCTGTCCAGGACGAGTTCAAGTCAATGGTCAAGCACCTCCATGCCGCCGGGCTGGAAGTCATTTTGGACGTCGTCTACAACCACACGGCCGAGGGCGGCCCCGACGGGCAGACCCTGAGCTTCCGCGGGTTGGGCGAGCAGGCGTACTACCGCACCGACGGGCACGGGAGATACGTGGACACCACGGGCTGCGGAAACAGCCTGAACTTCGGCGAGCCCCGCGTGGTCCAGATGGTCCTCGACTCCCTCCGGTACTGGGTGGATGAGTTCCACATTGACGGCTTCCGCTTCGACCTCGCAGTGACCCTCTGCCGGAACGCGGCCAACGAGTTTGACCCGCGGCACCCGTTCCTGGTTGCGGTCGCCGCCGATCCTGTCCTGTCCGACGTGAAGCTGATTGCCGAACCCTGGGACGTGGGCTACGGCGGCTGGCAGACCGGACGTTTTCCGGTCGGCTGGGTCGACTGGAATGACCATTTCCGGGACGCGCTCCGTTCGTTCTGGCTCACCGACCGCGCCGCCCTGGATGCTGGCGGCCACGGCGGGCCCCTCGCCAAGCTCGCGGACTCGCTGTCCGGTTCCGCCGCCCTCTTCCAGCCTTCCGGACGCTCCCGCCTGGCGTCAGTCAACTTCATCACCTCCCACGACGGTTTTACGCTCAATGACCTGGTCTCCTTTGACCGCAAGCACAACGAGGCCAATGGCGAGGAGAACAGGGACGGGCACGGGGATAACCGAAGCTACAACCACGGCGTGGAAGGTCCTACCGAGGACGGCACGATCCTCGCCAAGCGGGCCCAGTCCCGCCGCAATCTGATGGCGTCCATGCTGGTTTCCCTGGGCGTTCCCATGATCACCGCCGGCGACGAACTTGCCCGGACCCAGCAGGGAAACAACAATGCCTACTGCCAGGACAACTCCCTCGCGTGGCTGGACTGGACCCGTACTCCCGAGTCTCACGAAATGCTCCGCAGCACCAAGCGTTACATCCGCCTGCGCAAGGAGTTCCTCGCGGCCCAGCCCCACGATTTCCCTGTCCTCGACGAGCAGTCCTACCTGTACTGGTTCGACCAGAACGGCCACCCGATGTCCATGGAACGCTGGAACGATCCCCACAACCGCGTGGTGCAGCTCCTCCTGGGCTCGGACAACGGCGGCTTTGCCGGGTTGATGGTGGTCAACGGCAGCGCTTCGGACCTGCAGTTCACGCTGCCGCGCGTCACGGCCGGGGCCACAGCCCTGCGCATGTTCGAGCTCCGGCTGACTACCTCGCCACTGCATGAGGAACGCCAGGGCGGGCAGGTTGCCGCAGGGGAAAAGGACCTCGTGGAGGCCTATTCCATCAGCATCTACCGCAGCTAG
- a CDS encoding CarD family transcriptional regulator, with protein MVFEVGETVVYPHHGAAKIEEIKMRTIKGEEKMYLKLKVAQGDLTIEVPAENVDLVGVRDVVGKEGLEHVFDVLRAEFTEEPTNWSRRYKANLEKLASGDVIKVAEVVRDLWRRDHDRGLSAGEKRMLAKARQILISELALAEKTDEEKAASVLDEVLAS; from the coding sequence ATGGTATTTGAGGTCGGCGAGACAGTAGTTTACCCTCACCACGGTGCTGCGAAGATTGAAGAAATCAAGATGCGCACCATCAAGGGCGAAGAGAAAATGTATCTCAAGCTCAAGGTGGCTCAGGGTGATCTGACCATTGAAGTTCCAGCAGAGAACGTTGACCTTGTTGGGGTACGGGACGTAGTGGGCAAGGAAGGCTTGGAGCACGTGTTTGATGTGCTTCGCGCCGAGTTCACCGAAGAACCCACCAACTGGTCGCGCAGGTACAAGGCAAATCTGGAGAAGCTTGCTTCCGGTGACGTCATCAAGGTTGCAGAGGTCGTCCGCGACCTGTGGCGCCGCGATCACGACCGGGGCCTTTCCGCAGGCGAGAAGCGAATGCTGGCCAAGGCCCGGCAGATTCTGATTTCAGAACTGGCGCTGGCTGAAAAGACCGACGAGGAGAAGGCTGCAAGCGTTCTCGACGAGGTCCTGGCTTCCTAA
- a CDS encoding response regulator transcription factor, translating into MSRILIVEDEESFSDPLSYLLGKEGFEVEVVDNGLDAITEFDRNGADLVLLDLQLPGLSGTEVCRQLRQRSSVPVIMLTAKDAEIDKVVGLELGADDYVTKPYSSRELVARVRAVLRRQGEPEELISSTVQAGPVRMDIERHVVSVGGEQVLLPLKEFELLEMLLRNSGRVLTRGQLIDRVWGSDYVGDTKTLDVHVKRLRGKIEPDPSAPRFLVTVRGLGYKFEP; encoded by the coding sequence TTGAGCAGGATTTTGATTGTTGAGGATGAGGAGTCGTTCAGCGATCCGCTGTCCTATTTGCTGGGCAAGGAAGGTTTTGAGGTCGAAGTCGTGGACAACGGCCTGGACGCCATCACCGAGTTCGACCGGAACGGGGCGGACCTGGTGCTGCTGGATTTGCAGCTTCCCGGGCTGTCCGGCACCGAAGTGTGCCGCCAGCTCCGCCAGCGGTCCAGTGTCCCGGTGATCATGCTGACGGCCAAGGACGCGGAAATCGACAAGGTGGTGGGCCTGGAACTCGGCGCGGACGACTACGTCACCAAGCCCTACTCCTCCCGCGAACTGGTGGCCAGGGTCAGGGCAGTGCTGCGGCGCCAGGGCGAGCCGGAGGAACTCATTTCTTCCACAGTGCAGGCCGGCCCTGTCCGGATGGACATTGAACGGCATGTGGTCAGCGTGGGCGGCGAGCAGGTGCTGCTGCCGCTGAAGGAGTTCGAGCTCCTCGAAATGCTCCTGCGCAATTCAGGCCGGGTGCTGACCCGCGGCCAGCTCATCGATCGGGTCTGGGGCTCTGACTACGTCGGCGACACCAAGACCCTCGACGTCCACGTGAAGCGGCTGCGCGGAAAGATTGAGCCCGATCCGTCGGCGCCGCGGTTCCTGGTCACCGTGCGGGGGCTTGGCTACAAGTTCGAGCCCTAG
- the rlmB gene encoding 23S rRNA (guanosine(2251)-2'-O)-methyltransferase RlmB produces MANNGRRSVKAKKGPTIGTGGHGRKALEGKGPTPKAEDRPYHKAHKAKQLSERSAAKRNPGARSAGAAKSGPKGRATEEVVTGRNSVVEALRAGIPAKALHVAIRIEMDDRVKESLKLAAERGIPLLETGKPELDRMTDDAIHQGLVLQIPPYDYQDAYELAEDTVAKWKKGHVANAPLFVALDGITDPRNLGAIIRSVSAFSGHGVIVPERRSVGVTASAWKTSAGAAVRVPVARASNLNNALKQFKSMGIFVLGLDGDGDVSLPDLTLATEPVCIVVGSEGKGLSRLVRENCDQIVSIPIDSAMESLNASMAVGISLYEVSRQRAAK; encoded by the coding sequence ATGGCCAACAATGGTCGCCGATCGGTTAAAGCGAAGAAGGGCCCAACCATCGGGACCGGTGGCCATGGCCGCAAGGCCCTGGAAGGCAAAGGCCCCACGCCCAAGGCAGAGGACCGCCCTTACCACAAGGCGCACAAGGCCAAACAGCTCTCTGAGCGGTCTGCGGCCAAGCGCAACCCGGGCGCCCGCAGCGCCGGTGCGGCCAAGTCCGGCCCCAAGGGCCGTGCCACCGAGGAAGTCGTCACCGGGCGCAACTCGGTTGTAGAGGCGCTCCGCGCCGGCATTCCCGCCAAGGCCCTGCACGTGGCCATCCGCATCGAAATGGACGACCGTGTCAAGGAATCCCTGAAGCTCGCCGCCGAGCGGGGCATTCCGCTGCTCGAAACCGGAAAGCCCGAACTGGACCGGATGACCGACGACGCCATCCACCAGGGCCTGGTGCTGCAGATCCCGCCGTACGACTACCAGGACGCCTACGAACTGGCCGAAGATACGGTGGCGAAGTGGAAGAAGGGCCACGTCGCCAACGCCCCGCTCTTCGTTGCCTTGGATGGCATTACCGATCCCCGTAACCTTGGCGCCATCATCCGCTCGGTTTCCGCTTTCAGCGGCCACGGCGTCATTGTCCCGGAACGCCGCTCGGTCGGCGTCACCGCCTCAGCCTGGAAGACCAGCGCCGGCGCCGCTGTCCGCGTGCCGGTGGCACGGGCCTCAAACCTTAACAACGCCCTGAAGCAGTTCAAATCCATGGGGATCTTCGTCCTGGGCCTGGACGGCGACGGCGACGTCTCCCTGCCGGACCTGACCCTGGCGACCGAACCGGTGTGCATCGTGGTGGGTTCGGAAGGAAAGGGACTCAGCCGCCTGGTCCGCGAGAACTGCGACCAGATCGTCTCCATTCCCATCGATTCCGCCATGGAATCCCTCAACGCCTCCATGGCCGTAGGCATCTCCCTGTATGAGGTCTCCCGGCAGCGCGCCGCAAAGTAG
- a CDS encoding sensor histidine kinase, with amino-acid sequence MLIGLVAGLIGLALGTFGVLAFRVSEKQRQLLDVDAGELALPAGAAEVLAVVGRAFVVVDAVDGVVRANPAAYAYGLVRGHTVVHKELLDMTAGVRRDGVILERKLELPRGPLGQGTIIVQVRAAMLGEEYILLLADDRTEITRTEEIRNDFVANVSHELKTPVGAISLLAEALESSADDELAVRRFAKRMHKESGRLAALVQDIIELSRLQGASVTQQGRPVDVNAVIAEAVDRSQLPAESKNIRIVVGGRTEAKVFGDQDLLVTALRNLIDNAIRYSPENTRVGIGVRSREGLVSISVTDQGEGLSPEDQERVFERFYRVDSARSRHTGGTGLGLSIVKHVASNHGGEVTLWSQPGQGSTFTLRLPEMEGQEGGEETPATATTAAGPARAGTAGSEKPTVTQVPGATGATERGAKA; translated from the coding sequence ATGCTTATCGGCCTGGTGGCCGGCCTTATCGGCCTGGCGCTCGGTACGTTCGGCGTGCTCGCTTTCCGGGTCAGTGAGAAACAGCGGCAATTGCTGGACGTTGACGCCGGCGAGCTCGCGCTGCCGGCGGGCGCTGCGGAGGTGCTTGCCGTCGTCGGACGCGCCTTTGTGGTGGTGGACGCGGTGGACGGTGTGGTCCGTGCCAACCCGGCCGCCTATGCCTACGGCCTGGTCCGCGGCCACACGGTGGTCCATAAGGAACTGCTGGACATGACCGCCGGGGTCCGCCGCGATGGCGTCATCCTCGAAAGGAAGCTGGAACTTCCCCGCGGTCCCCTCGGCCAGGGAACCATCATTGTCCAGGTCCGGGCGGCGATGCTCGGGGAGGAATACATCCTGCTGCTTGCGGACGACCGCACCGAGATCACCAGGACAGAAGAGATCCGGAACGATTTCGTAGCCAACGTTTCCCACGAGCTGAAGACGCCGGTGGGCGCCATCTCACTGCTGGCCGAAGCCCTGGAGTCCTCGGCGGACGACGAACTGGCCGTCCGGCGCTTCGCCAAGCGAATGCACAAGGAATCCGGCCGGCTCGCCGCATTGGTCCAGGACATCATCGAACTTTCCCGACTGCAGGGAGCAAGCGTCACCCAGCAGGGCCGCCCGGTTGACGTCAATGCCGTGATCGCCGAGGCAGTGGACCGGTCCCAGCTTCCCGCGGAGAGCAAGAACATCCGCATTGTGGTGGGTGGCCGGACCGAGGCGAAGGTCTTCGGGGACCAGGACCTGCTGGTGACCGCGCTGCGCAACCTGATCGACAACGCCATTAGGTACTCCCCGGAGAACACACGGGTGGGAATCGGCGTACGCAGTCGGGAAGGGCTTGTTTCCATTTCCGTTACGGACCAGGGGGAGGGCCTCAGCCCCGAGGACCAGGAACGCGTCTTTGAACGCTTCTACCGGGTGGATTCAGCCCGCTCCCGCCACACCGGGGGGACAGGCCTTGGCTTGAGCATCGTCAAACACGTTGCGTCCAACCACGGCGGGGAAGTGACCCTCTGGTCCCAGCCAGGGCAGGGCTCCACCTTCACCCTCCGGCTTCCCGAGATGGAGGGACAGGAAGGCGGGGAAGAAACACCTGCTACCGCCACCACCGCCGCCGGTCCCGCGCGGGCGGGAACCGCAGGGTCCGAAAAGCCAACTGTTACCCAAGTACCCGGCGCCACCGGCGCCACCGAACGAGGAGCAAAAGCTTGA
- a CDS encoding barstar family protein, with translation MKIYSGDTWTLEELQEQVADAGRRSLVVPAADSKKAVLETFGEVLNFPEHYGVNLDALNDSLHDFADSITDNGNAPVTVLWQVAAPFRSDRAFGIICEILQDAERYAGKDLAVTAVLL, from the coding sequence ATGAAGATCTACTCCGGCGACACCTGGACCCTTGAGGAACTGCAGGAGCAGGTGGCCGACGCGGGACGCCGCAGCCTGGTGGTTCCCGCAGCTGACAGCAAGAAGGCTGTCCTGGAAACCTTCGGCGAGGTCCTCAACTTTCCGGAACACTACGGCGTCAACCTCGACGCGCTCAATGATTCACTGCATGACTTCGCGGACAGCATCACGGACAACGGCAACGCTCCGGTCACGGTCCTGTGGCAGGTGGCTGCGCCGTTCCGCAGTGACAGGGCGTTCGGGATCATCTGCGAAATCCTCCAGGACGCCGAGCGCTACGCGGGCAAGGACCTGGCCGTCACCGCCGTCCTGCTTTAA
- a CDS encoding ribonuclease domain-containing protein, with protein MRHRSVLPLLLAGLVLLAFLAFGGTGFLGQLTEDTTPEGTSSAVPAPSAAPGTSASPGQVNPSGLPEVRESALPAEGRRVLELIRAGGPYRYSQDGQPFGNFERILPRRDRGYYREYTVPTPGESDRGARRIVAGADGEKYYTDDHYESFKYIAEGS; from the coding sequence ATGCGCCACCGTTCCGTCCTGCCCCTGTTGCTGGCGGGCCTGGTGCTGCTCGCTTTCCTGGCCTTCGGCGGCACGGGATTCCTCGGCCAGTTGACGGAAGATACGACGCCGGAGGGCACCTCCAGTGCCGTGCCTGCGCCCAGCGCCGCACCCGGGACCAGCGCCTCTCCTGGACAGGTCAACCCTTCGGGGCTGCCGGAGGTTCGTGAGTCCGCGCTCCCCGCGGAGGGACGCAGGGTTCTCGAACTCATCCGCGCGGGCGGACCGTACCGCTACAGCCAGGACGGCCAGCCCTTCGGTAACTTCGAGCGCATCCTGCCACGGCGGGACAGGGGGTATTACCGCGAGTACACAGTGCCGACTCCCGGGGAATCGGACAGGGGAGCGCGCCGCATCGTGGCCGGCGCTGACGGCGAGAAATACTACACGGACGATCACTACGAGTCATTCAAATACATAGCGGAAGGCAGCTAA
- the ispD gene encoding 2-C-methyl-D-erythritol 4-phosphate cytidylyltransferase, producing MSETPTRLVTAVILVAAGTGQRLGYGMPKAAVPLGGEPILMHALRGIVASGAGSQVCVALPPGDDALRSLCEDFRRELADGGPLLSIVDGGSTRADSVRAGMAALMDGIEAVLVHDAARALTPESVFHRVADALAAGAVAVIPAVAVVDTVKTVAATTGPDTELAPEVVTGTAPREGLRAVQTPQGFHLGTLLKAHEAARGLGREESGAVTDDAMLVEMLGIPVHVVRGSTQSLKITTPLDLILAEGLLEGPLGARWVEG from the coding sequence ATGAGCGAAACACCCACCCGCCTGGTCACCGCGGTGATCCTGGTGGCAGCAGGTACAGGGCAAAGGCTGGGTTACGGCATGCCCAAGGCGGCGGTCCCCCTGGGCGGCGAGCCAATCTTGATGCATGCCCTGCGCGGCATCGTCGCATCCGGAGCAGGCAGCCAGGTGTGCGTCGCGCTGCCCCCCGGAGACGACGCCCTCCGCAGCCTGTGCGAGGACTTCCGGCGGGAACTGGCCGACGGAGGCCCGCTACTTTCCATTGTCGACGGCGGCAGCACCCGCGCGGATTCCGTCCGGGCCGGCATGGCAGCCCTGATGGACGGCATAGAAGCGGTGCTGGTGCACGACGCCGCGCGCGCCCTCACCCCCGAGTCCGTCTTCCACCGCGTGGCGGACGCCTTGGCTGCCGGCGCCGTGGCAGTTATTCCTGCCGTAGCGGTAGTGGACACCGTCAAGACGGTAGCTGCCACCACCGGCCCGGACACCGAGCTGGCACCGGAGGTTGTCACCGGGACCGCTCCCCGCGAGGGACTCCGTGCGGTGCAGACGCCGCAGGGCTTCCACCTGGGCACGCTGCTGAAGGCGCACGAAGCCGCGCGGGGCCTGGGCCGGGAAGAGTCCGGCGCCGTCACCGATGACGCAATGCTGGTGGAAATGCTCGGCATCCCCGTCCACGTGGTCCGGGGGTCCACCCAGTCCCTGAAAATAACCACTCCATTGGACCTGATCCTCGCTGAGGGCCTCCTCGAGGGGCCGCTGGGCGCGCGCTGGGTGGAAGGCTAG
- the cysS gene encoding cysteine--tRNA ligase: MTLRFYDTASAEVRNFVPIVEGKASLYYCGATVQGMPHVGHIRSAIAFDQLTRWLVHRGLRVTVVRNVTDIDDKILAKSEASFAPGFTPEPGEVAEEEWWALAYRYEQEFLKAYDTLGVSRPTYEPRATGHIPEMHALIQQLIDRGHAYPALDDSGDVYFDVRSWSKYGALTRQNIDDMQAAPDVEPQFSNRKKDPRDFALWKGSKEGEPTTASWASPWGAGRPGWHLECSAMVTKYLGAEFDIHGGGLDLRFPHHENELAQSQAAGHPFANFWMHNGMVTYEGEKMSKSIGNTVSPAEMLQLASPRVVRYYLGQAHYRSVLDYRPTSLQEAAAAVERIDGFIAKATARFGTGSGSVAGPDGSSADTLRTFAEAMDDDLNVPRALAALHETVRAGNTALAEGDDPAARLALDTVSVMTDVLGLNAVAGTDAGNAKDKAALDVLVQAQLEARAAARAEKNWAASDAIRDTLTAAGILVEDGPDGATWSLKRD, from the coding sequence GTGACCCTGCGCTTCTATGACACTGCCTCCGCCGAAGTCCGGAACTTCGTCCCCATCGTCGAGGGCAAAGCCAGCCTCTACTACTGCGGGGCCACCGTGCAGGGCATGCCCCACGTAGGCCACATCCGCTCGGCCATTGCCTTTGACCAGCTCACCCGCTGGTTGGTTCACCGCGGGCTCCGGGTCACGGTGGTCCGAAACGTCACGGACATCGACGACAAAATCCTGGCCAAGTCCGAGGCCTCCTTCGCGCCGGGCTTCACCCCGGAACCTGGCGAAGTGGCCGAGGAAGAGTGGTGGGCACTCGCTTACCGCTATGAGCAGGAATTCCTCAAGGCTTACGACACGCTTGGCGTTTCCCGGCCAACGTACGAGCCCCGCGCCACCGGACACATCCCGGAGATGCACGCCCTCATCCAGCAGCTGATCGACCGCGGCCACGCCTATCCCGCCCTGGACGACTCCGGCGATGTCTACTTCGACGTGCGTTCCTGGAGCAAGTACGGCGCACTGACCCGGCAGAACATCGACGACATGCAGGCAGCCCCGGACGTCGAACCTCAATTCAGCAACAGGAAGAAGGACCCGCGCGACTTCGCCCTGTGGAAGGGGTCCAAAGAAGGAGAGCCGACGACGGCGAGCTGGGCTTCCCCCTGGGGTGCCGGCCGCCCGGGCTGGCACCTGGAATGCTCCGCCATGGTCACCAAGTACCTCGGCGCCGAGTTCGATATCCATGGCGGCGGCCTTGACCTCCGGTTCCCGCACCACGAAAACGAGCTGGCCCAGTCGCAGGCGGCGGGCCACCCGTTCGCCAACTTCTGGATGCACAACGGCATGGTGACCTACGAGGGCGAAAAAATGTCCAAGTCCATCGGCAACACCGTCAGCCCTGCCGAGATGCTGCAACTGGCATCCCCCCGCGTGGTCCGCTACTACCTTGGCCAGGCCCACTACCGCTCAGTGCTGGACTACCGGCCCACGTCCCTCCAGGAGGCCGCGGCCGCCGTCGAACGCATTGATGGTTTTATTGCCAAGGCGACCGCCCGGTTCGGTACCGGCTCCGGCTCAGTTGCCGGCCCCGACGGCTCCTCCGCCGATACCTTGCGCACGTTCGCCGAGGCCATGGACGACGACCTGAACGTCCCGCGTGCGCTGGCCGCCCTGCACGAGACGGTCCGGGCCGGCAACACCGCCCTTGCCGAAGGCGATGACCCCGCCGCCCGTCTCGCGTTAGACACGGTGTCAGTCATGACCGACGTCCTGGGGCTGAATGCCGTGGCAGGTACCGATGCCGGCAACGCCAAGGACAAGGCCGCCCTGGACGTCCTGGTGCAGGCCCAGCTGGAAGCCCGTGCCGCGGCAAGGGCGGAGAAGAACTGGGCGGCATCAGATGCCATCCGGGACACCCTCACCGCTGCCGGCATCCTGGTGGAGGACGGCCCGGACGGCGCAACCTGGAGCCTGAAGCGGGACTGA